The Oncorhynchus mykiss isolate Arlee chromosome 14, USDA_OmykA_1.1, whole genome shotgun sequence genome segment GGGAGCTCCGCCCCTGAGCTCTTCACCTCCTTAATTGGTCAGTATTCTACATCCTTGATCCTGGGCCGCGTTCAGCAGGACAAAACGTTGGccaacgttcagatagaaatctATGATGTAGAACAAACATACTTCTCTGGTATATAGAATAAAGAATCACGTCAGCTCTAGTCATGGGATATCTATCTGCAAAGTTCCACAACGCTTTTTGTTCTGAACATAGCCCAGGTCACCAGAAGGGGCCTGCAAATGCATACCGATTGGACTGATTGGATCAATATGCACTGCTGTTGACCTCCTCTTGTTCTCCCAGGTGTCTTCATCACGAAAGGTGACCTGGGGGTAGGCACCATTGTGGGATCGGCTGTCTTCAACATCCTCGTCATCATCGGCATTTGTGGGATCTTTGCCGGACAGGTTACTCAACTTTTTTGAGACAGGTGAAAGCAATATGGTAGGATTTAGATTTAGACAGGCAGTGTTGTTCAGCagtatgttgtgttctctctctcagccGATCTCGCTGAGCTGGTGGCCGCTGCTTCGGGATTCTCTCTACTACATCCTGTCTATATTGATGCTGATTGTGGTGATCTATGATGACAAAGTGATTTGGTAAGGACATTGGACCATTAACAAGACTGGGTTCTCTACATATTTATAACTCAGTGATACATACAGATTGTGCTTTTAAACAGTTTTTCTCTGTTGTAGGTGGGAGACCATCATACTGATCTCCATGTATCTAGTCTACATTATCATCATGAAGTGAGTAACTGACTACATTATCATCATAGGGTAGGTTACTGACTATATTATTACCATGAAGTAACTGGCTACATTATCATCGTGGAGTGAGTAACTGGCTACATTATCACCATGAAGGGAGTTACTGACTGCATTATCACCATGAGCTGAGTTACTGACTACATTATTATCATGAAGTGAGTAACTGACTATATTTTCATCGTGGGGTTGGTTACTGACTACATTATCATCATGGGGTAGGTTACTGACTACATTATCATCATGGGGTAGGTTACTGGCTACATTATCATCATGTGGTAGGTTACTGGCTACATTATTATCATAATGGAGTAGGTTACTGGCTACATTATCATCATGGGGTAGGTTACTGGCTACATTATCATCGTGGGGTAGGTTACTGGCTACATTATCATCATGGGGTAGGTTACTGACTACATTATCATCATGGGGTAGGTTACTGACTACATTATCATCATGGGGTAGGTTACTGACTACATTATCATCATGGGGTAGGTTACTGGCTACATTATCATAATGGGGTAGGTTACTGGCTACATTATCATCATGGGGTAGGTTACTGGCTACATTATCATCATGGGGTAGGTTACTGACTACATTATCATCATGGGGTAGGTTACTGGCTACATTATCATCATGGGGTAGGTTACTGACTACATTATCATCATGGGGTAGGTTACTGACTTTGTCTGTGCCTCTTATAGTTTACTATTTGTTCAGTTCCCCTTCTTACCCCACAACATTTTACTTCAGATAAGCACAAGCAAGGTATCTATCCAGGACAGATGTTGGTtgctatactgtgtgtgtgttttgtgtaggttCAACAGACCCCTGTCAGGCTGGGTGGAGAGGCACTGTGGTCGAGGGGGCCAGCCCTGCTTCAGTACCTTGAGACGGACCACCGCAGTGGGGCATGGGGGAGTTGACTGTGACACAGACATGGTGCTGCTGAAGAGAGGTCGGTTTGTGTCTCTACCActgattgtttgtgtgtgtacacacacacttatatcCACATTGCTTCAAATTGTTTTCAATCAAATGGAACATATCCCATTGGATCATGATTCTAAAATAGACAGACATAAAGTAGCTCTTTCAGTTGAAAACCTACTTTtgctcacctcctccctctctcctttatcctcctctctcctcatctctctctctcctcctccctatctactcctcttccctcttctccacctcctcctcctccaacatctctctctcagatTCGTGTGCAGGGCAGGAGACTGCAGTAGTGATGGTGGATGAGTTGATGAGTCTGCACCCTCACCAGCTGAGCTTCTCTGAGGCAAGCCTCCATCTCCTGATCACCCCACATTTCCCCCCCTACACACGCCTCCGCATGGCAGGACGCATGGTCATCAATGAGGTACACAGgacacacgagcacacaccacacacacagcagtatgtCTCCACACCTTAGCATGGAAAGATGCATGGTTATTATAGAAGTTATTATAGAAGTGCAAAAAACACACacgtagggctgttgcggtgtccgtattaccgccacaccagcggtcacgagtaatgaaggcagtcaaattccatgtgaccgtttagtcacagtaattaggcttTTCCAAGctctgctggtcattagtagcctaccaaacttgctaactgcctggtactcagcactctcttgtccctctaatcactctgacatcaatgcaaatgtgatcaaaaatataattaaacacttcatgagctcatgttgcgcatcATTTTTATaggtgagaaaacagagtgatggcctctattaaaaagaggaggatcccatctgctttctataggctaggtctactatatatttatttctcaactttcctaatatttagctaatattaagcacattggtTCTCTTTACAACAGAAGTATAGCCTACctgctggcatgaaaatgaatcaCAGGAAAAGTGTCCTCtatttgctatttaagtgcagagatgacatgtatttttcccctgcccctgttacgagacaggtgcatgataatggtccattctaaatcaaaattaATTTTACAcgtatatgtaaagacaaaaataaaatcaatgatagtctgatgggtgacaatattagcttaTTACTTGtcaattatatattatcacttgtgatgCCCATCTTAAGGCAAGAAAAAATGCCTTTTTTGAGtcatagtcacacacctcatgtagcctagcccataggcctatatgttttgataagatTTGTATCACTACTAAAGTGGCCAAAAACGTatttaaaatgaagcacattaatccactttacaaAGGGTGTAAAGCTAAACTGGCACACATACTGTACGCATGGCCTGAGTTTCAAGTTtcgggaagatcattttcaccataaaaatgcaccttcatagtaaaagcattacatgcataatcacatttgtggtcacttttgataatggtgttttccgctaatggaacattcattgtgaatgagagactaaaTGAAGCATATCGGaggacctatttctttgttaaccgctcaacacataATAGCTGcatgtgcacactccctcaaatcatctggataaaatatcctttctattttattcagctttgttctattgtattcttcatactataaaataatgacaCAGAATTCCaggcaaatcttgtctgctaaatgaactagtgtagcccacagccatatgccacagccacatcaggacctgacataaggacaactcagagtatgttattctgttcttatgaaatagactacattttcttcatatcatgtttctttagacctgtctaaaataaatcatggatttattgttaTGGTGTAGGCTATAATACatagatttattagacttttaaaatggaGATGTTCCAatggtctgcatcagtggcttgtaggctatgtgtggaagccaggagatgctaaatgtatttatgttaattaactgtaaattaccgtgagactgacagttatttgcttgaccaTCACCGCTACAGCCCTACACACATGCATTGCATATTTCCTAACTCTCCCATGCCTTTGCTTTTGCTGGATGCACGATTACAAAGCACAAACACAGACCCACTATGCTTGTTTCATCCCTTGTATTCTGTTCTGGCTGAATGCTGAAAGCCAACATTGTGCTGCTGGAGTTGTGACAGACTTTAACAAATAAAAACTGTAAAACGTATAAAGTTTGTCTCTTACCTTCTCACTCACAGAGACAGAGGTTGAGCCGGGCTCGGGGCCAGGAGGAGAacggtggggaggaggggggagatgggGCCACATGGGAAATAGGGAACAGtggggcaggggaggagaggggagatgggggggCATCATGGGCAATAGAGAACGGTGGAGCGGGAGACAGTGAAAGGCAGCCACTGGAGGGGGACGGAGACAGGGATGGGGGGACGGAGGGGAACACAGAGGGGTTACAGCCCGAAGAGGAGGAgctagaggaagaagaggaggtctcCTTCAGTCCCTTCATAGTGCCAGGTGAGCGTAACCTTACAAACACATTTACAAACAAGGAACCTGTTGCTATATTCTGATGATattgagcctggttcctctcaaggtttcttgcTGCTGCTTCTTGCTCTTTGTAGATTGAGGTCAGGTTACTGTAAAGCTCTTCGTAGATTGAGGTCAGGTTACTGTAAAGCTCTTCGTAGATTGAGGTCAGGTTACTGTAAAGCTCTTCGTAGATTGAGGTCAGGTTACTGTAAAGCTCTTCGTAGATTGAGGTCAGGTTACTGTAAAGCTCTTCGTAGATTGAGGTCAGGTTACTGTAAAGCTCTTCGTAGATTGAGGTCAGGTTACTGTAAAGCTCTTCGTAGATTGAGGTCAGGTTACTGTAAAGCTCTTCGTAGATTGAGGTCAGgttactgtaaagctctttgtGACTACTCTTGCACTTTGTGATTGATGATTGAAAAACCAAGGTGCTGCTCCCTCCATCCTCAGGAGGGCACTGTGAGCGTGTGCGCTGGCTGGTGTCATGGCCTCTGTGCCTGCTGCTCTGCTGCACTGTACCCAACTGTGTCCTGCCTCGCTGGAGCCGCTGGTACCTCCTGACCTTCCTGGCCTCCACACTCTGGATCGCAGTCTTCTCCTACCTCATGGTCTGGATGGTATGACTACAGATCACACATACACAAGCTCACACATAAAAACAAACACATGTTCCTACACATACAAATGGGATTTGATCATGTTGATAAGAATGTAACAGCTTTATAATAACCCTGTCACCAAATGCCCTCTATGCTCCCAGGTGACCATTATCAGTTACACGCTGGGTATCCCTGAGGTGGTGATGGGCATCACCTTCCTGGCAGCTGGCACCAGCGTACCGGACTGTATGGCCAGCCTGATCGTCGCACGACAAGGTAGTCAAATTCGAATcaatctgtgtgtgttgtgacgttagccttttttgtttgttttgtacgGTATGAAGGACATGCCTGTCTAACAGTAGTAGGCCTTGTTTTGACTGGTGTGTGTATTGTAGGTATGGGGGATATGGCTGTCTCTAACAGTAGGCCTTGTtttgactggtgtgtgtgtgtattgtaggtATGGGGGATATGGCTGTCTCTAACTCCATTGGCAGTAATATCTTCGATGTGCTTCTGGGACTTGGGTTCCCTTGGTTCCTGCGCACTCTGGTGGTCGACTACGGATCAGTGGTAGGgacagattttttttgtgtgttgatTTGTTTCTGTGTGGCTCTGGTTGACAAATGTTCATCAACCAAAAAGCTAGGTATTGTGTCTTTGAGGTTGCCAGATGTGCATCTACATAAAGAGGTTGTGTTTTTATGGTTGGCAGGTGTATATCAACAGTAAAGGCCTGGTCTATTCAGTTGTTCTGCTGTTGGGTTCAGTGTTCCTCACTGTGAGTATCACTGTAATATCTTTTAAAGTTATTTGCATAACCATATCTGACTGTATATAGTACTTTTCTGCTGCTCTAAtcttctctgtccacctctcacttctttctccatttctctctatcactctctctgcaGGTCCTGAGTGTTCATCTGAACCGTTGGTGGTTGGACCGCAGACTGGGTCTCTGTCTCATGATGCTCTATGTCATCTTCCTACTCTGCTCGGTCGGCTTCCAGCGACTGTAGGCCAGGTTCCCAAACATTTTAGTATGATTATTATGATACTATTTGATGTGATGTTTTCACTTGTTGACATTATTTATCAGTTGTATGTGTACGGGTATTTAGTTACGGTTCATTTGCATTTGAGACATTTATGGATATTGTTATTGATGGGAAACCTCACATTTTATCTTTGAATAATGTTTCAAACTGGATCTTTTACATAGTTTTATACAGAGCAACTAGAGAAATGTGTGATATCCGAAGATGACCAGTCGAGAACATCCACTTCACACAATGAATTTATAATGTATTGAATTTCTATCTACAGTTTACAGTTACTTGATGACAATGATGAATCATATTCTTTAGAGTGAAAGTGttaaaaggcccagtgcagtcaaacttGATTTtcctgtttttatatatattttcacactGCGTTTGGAATAATACATTCCAACagtatgataatgccctttcagTGTAAGAGGTGTTTGAAAAGACAGtggggatggagttttggcctgcctgctAAATTACTTAAGACCTATTACAAAGAGTTCCAGACCTATTTTTGACCATTGTTTTAAATGAAAATCAttgtaaggtacttaattgttacccagaaatgatttgatattgagataaaaacaatgCATTGGACCTTTTAAGACCCAATATTGTATTGCTTGTAGGAGTTCCACAGCAGTAACCATACTCTGCTAATCATATATAATTGTATGCTTGTAGGATGACTCATGTATGTAGactgtacaaaaatataaacacatgtaaagtgttggttccatgtttcacgagctgaaataaaagagcccagaaatgttccatgtgcacaaaaagcttatttctctcaaattttgtttatccctgttagtgagcattttatcctttgccaagataatccatccacctgacaagtgtggcacatcaagaagctgattaaacagaaggCCACTAAAGTGTACAGATGTCTCTAGTTTTGAtggagtgcaattggcatgttgaatgCCCAGAGAATtggatgttcatttctctactacAAGCGGTCTCCGTCATTTTAGGCAATTTGTCAGTATATCAGTCAGGCCTca includes the following:
- the LOC110489045 gene encoding sodium/potassium/calcium exchanger 3 isoform X2 gives rise to the protein MKAAVRPKRMRLFWRLGVCGVGMITATWLMQLLDVTDSPSPSDVVGDFPWSKRELMQEREEENHTSYTPTTPRAAIHEFPADIFSPEQRRKGAVLLHAVCAIYMFYALAIVCDVYFVPSLEKISENLQLSEDVAGATFMAAGSSAPELFTSLIGVFITKGDLGVGTIVGSAVFNILVIIGICGIFAGQPISLSWWPLLRDSLYYILSILMLIVVIYDDKVIWWETIILISMYLVYIIIMKFNRPLSGWVERHCGRGGQPCFSTLRRTTAVGHGGVDCDTDMVLLKRDSCAGQETAVVMVDELMSLHPHQLSFSERQRLSRARGQEENGGEEGGDGATWEIGNSGAGEERGDGGASWAIENGGAGDSERQPLEGDGDRDGGTEGNTEGLQPEEEELEEEEEVSFSPFIVPGGHCERVRWLVSWPLCLLLCCTVPNCVLPRWSRWYLLTFLASTLWIAVFSYLMVWMVTIISYTLGIPEVVMGITFLAAGTSVPDCMASLIVARQGMGDMAVSNSIGSNIFDVLLGLGFPWFLRTLVVDYGSVVYINSKGLVYSVVLLLGSVFLTVLSVHLNRWWLDRRLGLCLMMLYVIFLLCSVGFQRL
- the LOC110489045 gene encoding sodium/potassium/calcium exchanger 3 isoform X1, with the protein product MKAAVRPKRMRLFWRLGVCGVGMITATWLMQLLDVTDSPSPSDVVGDFPWSKRELMQEREEENHTSYTPTTPRAAIHEFPADIFSPEQRRKGAVLLHAVCAIYMFYALAIVCDVYFVPSLEKISENLQLSEDVAGATFMAAGSSAPELFTSLIGVFITKGDLGVGTIVGSAVFNILVIIGICGIFAGQPISLSWWPLLRDSLYYILSILMLIVVIYDDKVIWWETIILISMYLVYIIIMKFNRPLSGWVERHCGRGGQPCFSTLRRTTAVGHGGVDCDTDMVLLKRDSCAGQETAVVMVDELMSLHPHQLSFSEASLHLLITPHFPPYTRLRMAGRMVINERQRLSRARGQEENGGEEGGDGATWEIGNSGAGEERGDGGASWAIENGGAGDSERQPLEGDGDRDGGTEGNTEGLQPEEEELEEEEEVSFSPFIVPGGHCERVRWLVSWPLCLLLCCTVPNCVLPRWSRWYLLTFLASTLWIAVFSYLMVWMVTIISYTLGIPEVVMGITFLAAGTSVPDCMASLIVARQGMGDMAVSNSIGSNIFDVLLGLGFPWFLRTLVVDYGSVVYINSKGLVYSVVLLLGSVFLTVLSVHLNRWWLDRRLGLCLMMLYVIFLLCSVGFQRL